TCCACAACATACTACAGTTTATGGTCGGGTAAAAGAGGGACGTTTAGTTCAACTGGAAGTACTACCGGCCTCTAGAGCAAAAGATGTAGTAATCGTAAAACAATAGCAGGGGATAATTAGGTCGAAACAAAAAAGGCCTCTCCTGAAAGGAAAGACCTTTTTACTATTTTCTTAAAAAGAGTGCTTATTCAGCAATGACTTCAAAAGGAACCTGTACCTTAACTTCTTTGTGTAAGTTTAAGTTGGCCGTATATTCGCCAAGCTCTTTAGGCTCTACATCAAAGGTGATGCGACGACGATCTACTTCAAAACCTTCTTTTTTCAGGGCATCGGCAACTTGAATAGTATTCACCGAACCGAAGATTTTACCACTCTCACCAGCTTTGGCTCCGATAGTCAATTTTACAGATTCTAACTTAGCAGCAAGCTCCGTAGCATCTTTTTTGATTTTCTCTTGTTTAAACTGCGCTTGTTTGATGTTTTCTGCAAGCACTTTCTTGGCAGAAGGGGTAGCTAGAATAGCTAAGCCTTGTGGAATAAGATAGTTACGACCATAACCATTTTTTACGGTTACGATATCGTCTTTCTCGCCAAGTTTCTTAATATCTTGTTTTAAAATGATTTCCATGTCGTTCTTACCTCCAGATTATTTTAATGAATCAGTTACATAAGGTAATAAACCAATATGGCGTGCACGTTTCACAGCCTGAGCTACTTTACGTTGGAATTTCAAAGAAGTTCCTGTTAAGCGGCGAGGTAAAATCTTACCTTGATCATTAACAAATTTCAATAAGAAGTTTGCGTCTTTGTAATCAATATATTTGATTCCGTTCTTTTTGAAACGGCAATATTTTTTACGGTTATCTTCTACCTTAGGGGCAGTAACGTATTGAATTTGATCTCTTGCCATTATTTTGCCGCCTCCTCTGCTTTAGTTTCTGTTTTTTTGTTGAAAGCACCGCTGCGTTTCTTTTCATTATAAGCAAGGGCATGCTTGTCTAAAGAAATAGTTAAGAACCGCATAATACGCTCATCACGTTTGTATTGAAGTTCCAGTTTATTGATCAATTCACCTGGAGCCTTAAATTCTGTTAGGTGATAGAACCCTGTTGTTTTTTTCTCAATAGGGTACGCTAATTTTTTCAAACCCCAATTATCCTCATGGATAATCTCGGCTCCGTTTTCAGTAAGGATGTTTTTGAATTTGGCAATAACCTCTTTCGCTACATCTTCTGACAACAACGGGGTAAGAACTACTACGGTTTCGTATTGTTGCATTTTGTTAAAAAATTTGTTAATTCACTAAATTCCGCCAAAGCGGGATGCAAAGATAGGTCTTTGTTTTTGGAAATACAAGTGCTTACCGTTTTATGCCTGAGTAAGTTGAAATTACCAACAGCGAAGCATTGGCTAATTTCTGCCAAAATGCGTACCTTCGTGGCGATGGATAATTTTATTGTTTCTGCACGAAAATATCGTCCTTCAACCTTCGAAACGGTCGTTGGGCAGCAGCACATCACTGGAACGCTTAAAAATGCAATTAAGAACAACCAATTGGCTCAGGCCTTTTTGTTCTGCGGACCTCGTGGTGTTGGCAAAACTACTTGTGCGCGTATTTTAGCAAAAACAATTAACTGTCAGCAACTAACCACGGAAGTGGAGGCTTGCGGAGTGTGTGACTCATGTAGATCGTTTCAGCAGGGTAATTCTTTTAGTATCCATGAATTGGATGCCGCTTCGAATAATTCAGTAGATGATATCAGAAGTTTGATTGAACAGGTGAGGATACCACCTCAAACAGGTAAATATAAGATTTACATCATCGATGAGGTACACATGTTATCCACGCAAGCATTCAATGCTTTTCTGAAGACATTGGAAGAACCACCTACCTACGCGATCTTCATTCTGGCTACTACAGAAAAACACAAGATATTGCCGACAATATTATCGCGCTGTCAGATTTTTGATTTTAATAGAATCAAGATAGAGCATATTGCCCAGCACCTGGCTAATATCGCGGCCAAAGAAGGTGTTGCTTACGATAGCGATGGTCTGCATCTGATTGCACAGAAGGCAGACGGTGGTTTACGGGATGCCTTATCGATGTTTGATCAGATTGTTAGTTTCTCTAACAAGAATGTTAACTACCAGGCGGTAATAGATAATCTCAATATTCTGGATTACGATTACTATTTTAAACTTACAGACGCCATCCTTGAAGAAAATGCCGCCAGCGCACTGGTAATTTTTGATGAAATCTTATTAAATGGTTTTGACGGTAATCATTTCATTAATGGTTTGGCATCACATTTTAGAAATCTATTGGTGGGTAAAGATGCCAGTACGTTGAAGTTGTTGGAAGTAAGTGAAAATATTAGGGCACGTTATTTGGAACAATCACAACAGACCACAGTTGGGCTGTTATTATCTGCATTGAATATCGCCAATCAATGCGAAATTAACTATCGCACGAGTAAAAACCAACGTTTGCAGGTGGAGCTTGCCCTCTTAAAGATGTGTCATATCAAGACAGCTGTTCAGTTTAGTAGTGCTACGAATGATAATTTAAACCGGCAGGAACCGGAAAAAAAAAAGCCTGATGCGGCAGTAACCGAAACGCCTTCAGTTTCTAAGCAAGAACCACTAAATCCTAGCCCGCAAAAAGAATATCCAGGGGACGTTGAAAAAGTGGAAAACGAACGAGAGACACCCCAACCTACCAAAGTGAAAATACCTAGTTTTAAGGATATTAAACTTTCTTCTTCAATTCCTAACCTAAACGATGTGTTTAAGGATAAAAAAGAGGATGATCCTAATGCGGAACCCGAATATATAATGGGGGCCGAAAGACAAAGTTTTGACTATGAGAATTTTATGAAGGTTTGGCATGCTTATGCAGATCAAGCCAAGGCAACAAATAAGATCACTTTATTTACGTTGATGACTGCAAATGCTCCCAAATTACGGGATGATCATAAAATAGAAGTTATTGTTGAAAATGCGATACAAGAAAATTTGCTGACGATATCAAAAATAGAGATTTTAAATGACCTTAGGGTGAAACTTAAGAATTTTGCTATTGACCTGATTCCCGTACAGGTGGAGTCGAATGTGGTTCGCAAACCTTATACCAATCAGGAAAAATACCAAGCAATGCTCGCCAAAAATCCGCTCGTTGAAAAGCTACGACAAGATTTTAATCTGGGATTCGACTAATATATATTCGCAAGTACTTCAACGTTGACGTTGCAATTAACTAAACTAAGGCTCTCTTTTTGGGTATCCCTCTTCATCTAGATCGTCTCTGAGATCTTCCGGTGTTTTGGAAATCTCTTTATCTGCCTTTTTTAGTTTTGTTATTCTACCTTTGTCGATATGCATTCCTAAACTATCTATGTCGGTTTCCAACGACTTGTTTTTATCGTATTCATCCCCTACATAGAGATTTGCTTCATCCCA
This Olivibacter sp. SDN3 DNA region includes the following protein-coding sequences:
- the rpsF gene encoding 30S ribosomal protein S6; this encodes MQQYETVVVLTPLLSEDVAKEVIAKFKNILTENGAEIIHEDNWGLKKLAYPIEKKTTGFYHLTEFKAPGELINKLELQYKRDERIMRFLTISLDKHALAYNEKKRSGAFNKKTETKAEEAAK
- the rpsR gene encoding 30S ribosomal protein S18, coding for MARDQIQYVTAPKVEDNRKKYCRFKKNGIKYIDYKDANFLLKFVNDQGKILPRRLTGTSLKFQRKVAQAVKRARHIGLLPYVTDSLK
- a CDS encoding DNA polymerase III subunit gamma/tau, which translates into the protein MDNFIVSARKYRPSTFETVVGQQHITGTLKNAIKNNQLAQAFLFCGPRGVGKTTCARILAKTINCQQLTTEVEACGVCDSCRSFQQGNSFSIHELDAASNNSVDDIRSLIEQVRIPPQTGKYKIYIIDEVHMLSTQAFNAFLKTLEEPPTYAIFILATTEKHKILPTILSRCQIFDFNRIKIEHIAQHLANIAAKEGVAYDSDGLHLIAQKADGGLRDALSMFDQIVSFSNKNVNYQAVIDNLNILDYDYYFKLTDAILEENAASALVIFDEILLNGFDGNHFINGLASHFRNLLVGKDASTLKLLEVSENIRARYLEQSQQTTVGLLLSALNIANQCEINYRTSKNQRLQVELALLKMCHIKTAVQFSSATNDNLNRQEPEKKKPDAAVTETPSVSKQEPLNPSPQKEYPGDVEKVENERETPQPTKVKIPSFKDIKLSSSIPNLNDVFKDKKEDDPNAEPEYIMGAERQSFDYENFMKVWHAYADQAKATNKITLFTLMTANAPKLRDDHKIEVIVENAIQENLLTISKIEILNDLRVKLKNFAIDLIPVQVESNVVRKPYTNQEKYQAMLAKNPLVEKLRQDFNLGFD
- the rplI gene encoding 50S ribosomal protein L9, with translation MEIILKQDIKKLGEKDDIVTVKNGYGRNYLIPQGLAILATPSAKKVLAENIKQAQFKQEKIKKDATELAAKLESVKLTIGAKAGESGKIFGSVNTIQVADALKKEGFEVDRRRITFDVEPKELGEYTANLNLHKEVKVQVPFEVIAE